The segment TGTAACTTTTAAGAACTTAAAATAAATAGACAAAACAGAGGCATTTCAGTGCAGGTTGTGTTCAGATCATTGCGCCACCTTCAAGAAACAGTGCAGAAGAAAAGGGCCACAGTATTCTGGCATTTGTGTTGATAGGAACCTAACTGAGCTGCTGTTATCGTGGGGCTGAAAAATACAGAaccaattttacaaaataatcataTATACTACCAGCACTCTACACACATTGATTGTCTGACCGCTTGGAGGTATAAAGACTATATTATTAACTTTTTCCAAATAAAGGTACTAGATTTACAAACCcacaaacaacaacagtaaCCACAAATTATGCAAAACACTTAAAAAGTGCTTAAGTGTACAAGGATAATGccatatttaataataataaaaatgatatGATGATATCCTGCCATCACTCACTCCTTCAAAGCTAAATTCATCTTATAAAGTGAGTTCCTCTATGTCATCATCAAATGAGGTGATGGCACGAATGGCAGGTCTGCTTTCTGCAACATGAAGAGTGTTAACAGAGGATGCTGGAGGAGTTGAAGTTGAAGACCCTGAGTTGAAGCTAAGCAGTCCTTCCCGTCTTGAACGCACTCCGTTGGGGGTTGGAGGGCTATCAAGTAGCTCTATTTTATTGGAAGTGCTCATACCGTCACCAGCAGGCACGGCCGGGGCACCAAATAGCTGCTGCATGAGGCTGGACTTCTTCTCCTTCACCACTCTGTTTTCTGTGCCCGTGTCCTTCTCTGTCTCAACACCTCTGAGATTAAAAATTCCTATAGCTTCTAATGCAGAGTCTCTGTCCTCTTTGGGCGGAGGCGGAGGGAACCCAGAGGAAGCTCGAAAACCTGAATGTCCAAATGAAGGCGCGTAGCCTCCGAACGCCAAATCATCACTGGAGGTTTGGGACCGCATAGCTCTTCTAACCACTCCACTCTCCATGCTTGGTCTCCGTCTTCCACCTTCTCTGCCTCCAGCATGCAAACTACCCGTCTCTGTTGATTCTGTGAGGCCAAAAATGGAAAAATTGCAGTTCCTCTGCTcaggaggatgaggagaaaAATGATCACCGGTCCTCTTATTGGGCTCAGAAGGGCTTGAGTCAATAAACATGGAGTCCTGCGCTCCGTTGTTTTGGTGGTCTATTTCCCGCATCTTAGCTAGTAGCTGCTCTTTCTTGCGACGTGCGTCCTCTGCTGCTTGCTGATTGGACTGAGAGTCCTGGTTCCACCTCGTCACCTCTTCCTGGACATTACCGTGCTTCCAATAGTTCTCTTCTTCATTCTGACTGAAGAGGGAAAtctttctttcctcctcttcatcctttTCTTTCTCCATGCCTATGAACATTATGTGTTGGATTTAAGTAAAGTCATGAATGACACTTTCATGTACTTTTTCTAAATTCTGTAAATGCAGAAAGGATGTGTATACACTTTTTTACTTGTCAGTAACTCGTCCTCACCATCTCTTAATCTATTCGCCTTCTTTCTAAGCACATTTGGCTCCAGGGTATGTTGGTGTTTCTGCTCCTTCTCCAGCTCTTTTTCCTTCACCAACTCCCTCTCcccacctttttctttttcactcttCTTCTGTTCTTCAGAAATCGGTACGTTCTCTGCCTCTGCCGGTCTGTCCACTTTATGAAGCTCCTATTGGCAGCATTCGATTAACAGAAAGAGGTACAAGAAGTGAATGACAAGTGGTGGGAGATGATGTGCAGGCATGGGAGCAAAGTAAAGTGTAGAGATTTCACCTTAAGAGATAAGTATTCGTCAGGTGCCTGTTCGCTGAATTCACTGGTCTCTGTGATTGCAGGAGGAGGCGTGGGGAAATCCAGACTTGCTGCCCTGTCTTCAGTCTGTACTGCCTTGGTGCTCTTCCTGCAGGTCGCTATGTGAAACAAATTAAGAGAACATATCATTCACTTTTGTTGATCCTTCTCACTAATATTAATGATCATCCTTGTCTGTCCTTCACCGGTAATGTCTTACCTTTCCGCTGTGCGCCACTGTCAGTATCTTTTCTTACAGAGGGTCTCACCATGCGGTTGGCATAAATATTTCTAACATCTAgttctctttccttttcctggtcaaagaaaaaatataatCCTATACAACGAGCTGTTAACTTTCAAGCACAATGGTAAGCACTATTGAGCGGTTGTGTTACAAGTATGTTTGTGTTTTGCACCTTGAGTTTATTGGTCAGTCGCTCAAGCTCCTCCTGTAGAGTTCTGATCTCCTCCTGGGCACTGAcggtcttcttcttctctgcgaCTAACTGTCGTTGATAACTGCTGTTGCTCAGCTCCACGCTACGCTCCAGTTCCTTCAAGcacacaaatacaaatacaattaTCATAAagtaataacaataatgatgAAAACCATGAATTTGATGTCAAGAAAGACATTTGTGAATAGCCACTCTGTAACGAATTTACCTTAATCTTACGTTCTGCCTCTTGGGCTCGTGCTTTCTCTTCCTCTAGCCTGCGGCTTAGCTCATCTCTTGCTCCTAATTCTTGTTGGTCGACCAGCTTCTTCAGTCGTGCAATGGTCACTCGGCTCCTTTGCAACTGCTCCTCGCTGTCTTTCATCCGGCGCTCAGCGGCTCGCTCCTGCTCTTGCGTGCGTCTGTGTCTCTCGCGCAGCACATGGATCTCACTTGAGTGCCGTGACAGAAGCTGGGAAATCTCGCTTTCTGTGTCATCGTAACGCTGGAGGGCTTTCTCTTGACGCACCTGAAGCTGCAGCAcggaaaagattttttttacgtaaagaaaatacattttaaggtaCAAGATCATGTTATAATTACCTACTAAGATGAGTGTCTATGCCATTATCAGAATTCTTATTCTACTGTAAAACATCAGCAACGTGCACTAAAATCCAATAAAGTTCAGTCAAGATTTAAAACAGAGTGGGGTCACACCTACTTGTCTGAGAACTCGATTTTCTTTCTGCAATTCACCATTACgctgctgcagctcagagagagcGTTGCGCAACTCATTGATCTTCAGGAGGCGGGCCGAAAGCATACGTTTGGTCACCAGGTCCAAATCTTTAGGTGGCGTGGACTCCTTGCTTTGTGACGGCACTCCCCTGCGATGCTGCTGGATCAAAGACAGGCCACCTAGTCGCTGTGAGCGAGACAAACCCCAGCGCCCCACAACACCTGTAAGGTAGCAAAACACACATCGTGccccaaaaaaagaattaaGAAAAAGGTAATGAAACGTTTACGTTAACAATTACACAACACTACAAAACACATGAACATTAGGAAGTGTGTCATAAATAAACAGCGGACATAAACTTAAAGAAAAAGCAGCATGCTACTACGAGCTACAATGTACGAATGGAACTTCAGCAGAAGAAATCTGGTGCAATTTATTTGCAACAAAAACTCCTCCTAAACATCCCTCACATATTTGAATGAGCATGTCAAAAGTGGCCTAACACTGCCATCACCTGGACAGTTAAGTAAACGAAAGCCAGGTTTAAGTTGAACGCAAGTATCTCGATCACATCCTAACTTTACATACCTGCTTTGTGGAGAGGGCTTCTGGTACTCCGCTTTTTCCGTACCCCTCTTTGCGGAGTGAGGGATGGAGTCCGAGACCGTGAGAATGATGGAAGAGAGCGCTCTGATGGTGTCACATGCTCATAGTCCTCAGAGTAAAATGAGCTGTCACTTCTACTTCCCTCACCGTTTGATATCCGGTCCCGATCTGGATCCGAATGCCGCGTTCTTGTTTTTGATCTACTCTCACCACAgccctctttctcctcctcactGTGGATCTTGTCTCGAAAGTCTTTTTTGTGCTTCTGCGAGGATGACGCTCGAGAATCtttctttctgctcctttgtgaAAGGCGACTCGAATCCCGGTTGTCTTTGTATGGGTCAGGCGTACTTTCAGATTCCATCTTGTCACTTTGAGAATGTgtgctgaattaaaaaaaaaaaaaaaaagttaaatcacaaacaaatcaaatttttttCCTAACCTTACCTGCAAAGAATGTACGATTGTACCATATCCAGCAGACTTAACATCAAAAGCCACATGATAAACT is part of the Odontesthes bonariensis isolate fOdoBon6 chromosome 24, fOdoBon6.hap1, whole genome shotgun sequence genome and harbors:
- the lca5 gene encoding lebercilin; the protein is MESESTPDPYKDNRDSSRLSQRSRKKDSRASSSQKHKKDFRDKIHSEEEKEGCGESRSKTRTRHSDPDRDRISNGEGSRSDSSFYSEDYEHVTPSERSLPSFSRSRTPSLTPQRGVRKKRSTRSPLHKAGVVGRWGLSRSQRLGGLSLIQQHRRGVPSQSKESTPPKDLDLVTKRMLSARLLKINELRNALSELQQRNGELQKENRVLRQLQVRQEKALQRYDDTESEISQLLSRHSSEIHVLRERHRRTQEQERAAERRMKDSEEQLQRSRVTIARLKKLVDQQELGARDELSRRLEEEKARAQEAERKIKELERSVELSNSSYQRQLVAEKKKTVSAQEEIRTLQEELERLTNKLKEKERELDVRNIYANRMVRPSVRKDTDSGAQRKATCRKSTKAVQTEDRAASLDFPTPPPAITETSEFSEQAPDEYLSLKELHKVDRPAEAENVPISEEQKKSEKEKGGERELVKEKELEKEQKHQHTLEPNVLRKKANRLRDGMEKEKDEEEERKISLFSQNEEENYWKHGNVQEEVTRWNQDSQSNQQAAEDARRKKEQLLAKMREIDHQNNGAQDSMFIDSSPSEPNKRTGDHFSPHPPEQRNCNFSIFGLTESTETGSLHAGGREGGRRRPSMESGVVRRAMRSQTSSDDLAFGGYAPSFGHSGFRASSGFPPPPPKEDRDSALEAIGIFNLRGVETEKDTGTENRVVKEKKSSLMQQLFGAPAVPAGDGMSTSNKIELLDSPPTPNGVRSRREGLLSFNSGSSTSTPPASSVNTLHVAESRPAIRAITSFDDDIEELTL